In Spiroplasma clarkii, the DNA window AACCAGTGTTTTTTTCAACTAGAAACTGAAAACTAATCTTCTTGCAAAATGCAGACCTAGCTTGTCTAGCAATTGGGGTCACAATTATCATTTTAACAGGTGGAATTGACCTCTCAATTGGATCAACCTTGGCCTTTGCAAGTGCCTTGGTCGCAAAAATGATTGTTGACGGCTATGAACTTAGTCTAGTCATCATAGCTTTAGTTGCCTTTTGTGCTCTTGGAGGTTTAATTTCAGGAGTGTTGGTCAGTTTGTTAAAGCTCCAACCTTTTATTGTGACACTTGTTATGATGTTGGTATGGAGGGGTGCCACTTATGTTTTATTAAACAATAAAGTGGTACCAGTTCAAAATGATGCCCTTGCAAAAATTGCCTCTTTAGAAATTCTCTCAATTCCATTACCAATTATTTTAGTCTTTGCCTTAGTACTTGTAACTTTTGTACTTTTAAAATTTACAGTTTACGGTAGAGCAGTTTATGCAGTTGGTGCTAACTACAAGGCAAGTGAATTATCAGGAATTAAAGCTAAATTTATTTTAGCCTCAGTCTATGTTACAGCTTCATTGTGTTTTGCTTTGGGTAGTTTATTGTATATTTCTCAAAACCGAGTAGCTACTCCAACAACAGGAAATGCTTGAGAACTTGATGCAATTGCCTGTGTTGTGCTTGGTGGTACTGCTCTTAGTGGAGGTAAAGGTGGAGTTTTACAAACTTTAATAGGTTGATTTGTTATGAGTGTGCTAAAAAATGCCTTAGTAATTGTTGGTTTAGACACAAATGTTCAATCAATCGTAAAAGGTTTAGTAATTTTAATAGCAATTATTTCTCAATCAAACTATGGTTTGATTAGATACTTAAATAAAAAATTTAAAAATGTTCAATGTAAGATTCTTACATGATAAGGAGAAAAAAATATGAAAAAATTAATTATGTCTTTGATGGGAGCATCAATTTTAACTAGTACTGCAGCAAGCGTTGTTGCTTGTGGTTCTGGAGGAAAAACAATTGGAATTGTTTTATCCACAACAGCAAATCCATATTTTTCAAAAATGAAAGATGTGGCAACAGATTATTTAAAAGATAAAGAATATTCACCAGTATTTTATGATTCAAATGATAATACTGCCACAGAAAAAACAAATATTGAAAATGGAATTACTAAAGGACACCTAGGAATGATAGTAAACCCAAATAATGCTGAAGCAGCTACTAATGCTGATCCAATTATTAGTGCAAAAATTCCATTAGTAACTGTTGACAGAGAGTTTGATGGTAAAAAAGGAGCAGCTTCATTTGTGACAGATAATACCCTAGAAGCAAAAAAACTATTTGATAATATTAAAGCAAAAATCAGTCCTGCAGCAGGAGATAAACTTGATGTTTATGTTCTTAGAGGAGTTTCAGGTGCTGATGCATCAAACAAAAGATACAAAGGTTTTGTTACAGATAATTTATCTGAAATTAATTTGCTTGGAACATCTGAAAATAACTTTGCAAACTGAGAAAGAAATACAGCAGCAGATAAAGTTGCAACTGATATTACAACAGTAAATCAAGCAAATGTAATTTTTGCTGAAAACGATGAAATGGCAATGGGAGCATATCAAGCTCTAAACACAGCCACTAATAAAGATTGATTTAAAACTGGATACATTATTGGTTTTGATGGAAATGATGATACAAAAGCATCAATTGCTAAATGAACAGAAGAAGCTAAAGAAAATGTTTTTTCAACAATTGAACAAGATCCTGAAAAAATGATTAAATTGGCAATAGATAAAATGATAGAATTAATAGAAGCAGAAGGGGAGGCAGCAACAACTTATGCTAGTATAACACCAGTTGATGGTAAATTAATTTCTGGTTTTCCTAGTGCAAGTTAATAATTTATGGATAAAATTTTGGTTATAGGAAGCATCAACAAAGATTTTACAATCAATGTTGACAAAGCTCCACTTGAAGGTGAAACAATTACAAGTTCTGCATCAAGTTACTCACTTGGAGGCAAAGGCGCCAACCAAGCAGTGGCCTTAGCTAGACTTGAAGCCCAAGTTGACTTTATTGGAAAAATTGGTGAAGACAATAATGGATATGAGGCAATTGAATCAATTCAAAACGATGGTGTCAATATGCCAGTTATCTTAAAAAGTCAAACAAAAGATACAGGGATTGCAGTCATTATTTTAGAAAAAAATGGTAAGAACAGAATTATAGTAAATCAAGGGGTAAATTTGAATTTTAATGATGAAGATTTTGAGATAGTCAAAAAACTTGTTGATAATTATGATTATTTCTTAATTCAACTTGAGATAAATGTTGAATTTATTAAAAAATTAATCA includes these proteins:
- a CDS encoding ribokinase, which produces MDKILVIGSINKDFTINVDKAPLEGETITSSASSYSLGGKGANQAVALARLEAQVDFIGKIGEDNNGYEAIESIQNDGVNMPVILKSQTKDTGIAVIILEKNGKNRIIVNQGVNLNFNDEDFEIVKKLVDNYDYFLIQLEINVEFIKKLINYLHSKKKFIVLNPAPAYHLEDEILKKINLVIPNEHELAILTNSPNPKNLDELKVLLKQKALELKNKWIVTLGEVGSIYMDETNELFCPSLQVEVVDTTAAGDTYIAAFLKKYLESKDILGAMQFATKASAVTISRKGAQESLPYLKEIV
- a CDS encoding substrate-binding domain-containing protein produces the protein MKKLIMSLMGASILTSTAASVVACGSGGKTIGIVLSTTANPYFSKMKDVATDYLKDKEYSPVFYDSNDNTATEKTNIENGITKGHLGMIVNPNNAEAATNADPIISAKIPLVTVDREFDGKKGAASFVTDNTLEAKKLFDNIKAKISPAAGDKLDVYVLRGVSGADASNKRYKGFVTDNLSEINLLGTSENNFANWERNTAADKVATDITTVNQANVIFAENDEMAMGAYQALNTATNKDWFKTGYIIGFDGNDDTKASIAKWTEEAKENVFSTIEQDPEKMIKLAIDKMIELIEAEGEAATTYASITPVDGKLISGFPSAS
- a CDS encoding ABC transporter permease; this encodes MKLNNFNSYERLISILDNKFLNEKNYINEYFEKKNENLFNKVFFLSSMREKEIEAIEKKILSLNLKISKIKEEYDFQLEDLVIDKKQYDYLINNELPVKAKKFQEAIKKLEIKKTRKITKWDNLINKKRVSEKEKIKKINSLSEKTQQKNLLKFEKLKLSLNKKQNEIGVLDENEYNKFLDKLNKSKYSRKIVELNQNRQEQQIGPVSYEKQLIQNEISQNQLVESINKNYKPKAFVKENRKLSQGFVTSFSNKKRIIHQVGFGLDQAKLIIIIMLIAIVVGILQPVFFSTRNWKLIFLQNADLACLAIGVTIIILTGGIDLSIGSTLAFASALVAKMIVDGYELSLVIIALVAFCALGGLISGVLVSLLKLQPFIVTLVMMLVWRGATYVLLNNKVVPVQNDALAKIASLEILSIPLPIILVFALVLVTFVLLKFTVYGRAVYAVGANYKASELSGIKAKFILASVYVTASLCFALGSLLYISQNRVATPTTGNAWELDAIACVVLGGTALSGGKGGVLQTLIGWFVMSVLKNALVIVGLDTNVQSIVKGLVILIAIISQSNYGLIRYLNKKFKNVQCKILTW